In the Leptotrichia sp. oral taxon 212 genome, one interval contains:
- a CDS encoding LURP-one-related/scramblase family protein yields the protein MKLYIKQKVFSIKDKFTIKDEEGNDKYFVEGKILSLGKKFHVYNMEKEEVAYIEQKLMNLLPKFFVYVGGEKIAEIHKKFSFLKPKYEIVGKNWVTNGDMWAHEYNITDMDSGNQIANIKKEWMTWGDSYMLDIEDEKNEISIMAMILAIDAVMASKN from the coding sequence ATGAAACTTTATATTAAACAGAAGGTATTTTCAATTAAGGACAAATTCACAATCAAGGACGAAGAAGGAAATGACAAATATTTTGTTGAAGGGAAAATATTGTCACTAGGTAAAAAATTTCATGTTTATAATATGGAGAAAGAGGAAGTTGCGTATATAGAGCAGAAACTTATGAATTTACTGCCTAAATTTTTTGTATATGTGGGAGGGGAAAAGATTGCTGAAATTCATAAGAAATTCAGTTTTTTAAAACCGAAATATGAAATAGTAGGAAAAAACTGGGTAACAAACGGAGACATGTGGGCTCATGAGTACAATATAACAGATATGGACAGCGGAAATCAGATTGCAAATATAAAGAAAGAATGGATGACATGGGGTGACTCATATATGCTTGACATAGAAGATGAAAAAAATGAAATTTCCATAATGGCAATGATTCTTGCAATTGATGCTGTCATGGCATCGAAAAATTAG
- the rpsR gene encoding 30S ribosomal protein S18, protein MKPATEFKRRKRRPKVKFKVEDINYKNVDLLKNFMNDKGKISPARVTGLEAKIQRKIAKAIKRSRQIALMPYTRIEK, encoded by the coding sequence ATGAAACCGGCTACTGAATTTAAAAGAAGAAAAAGAAGACCAAAAGTAAAATTTAAAGTAGAAGATATAAATTATAAAAATGTAGATTTATTGAAAAATTTTATGAATGATAAAGGTAAGATTTCACCTGCAAGAGTTACAGGTCTGGAAGCTAAAATTCAAAGAAAAATAGCAAAAGCTATAAAGAGATCAAGACAGATAGCTTTAATGCCTTATACAAGAATAGAAAAATAA
- a CDS encoding DUF937 domain-containing protein: MNLEALLGLLQGQDIGNLASQVGGNEGEAKNGVMAALPAMLAALGKNAGTEKGAEELNNALEKKHDGSILDNLSGYLSNPDLKDGAGILNHLFGNQTSNVANAVSQSSGLDTNGSMKMLQMLAPILMGILGQQKKQNNLDAKGLGNLTSMLASNFGSEAGTSGIIETVTNLLDANKDGNVVDDIMGMVGKFFGGNK, from the coding sequence ATGAATTTAGAAGCATTATTAGGACTACTGCAAGGTCAGGATATTGGAAATCTTGCGTCACAGGTAGGGGGAAATGAAGGAGAGGCAAAAAATGGAGTAATGGCTGCATTGCCGGCAATGCTGGCGGCACTGGGTAAAAATGCAGGTACGGAAAAAGGTGCGGAAGAATTGAATAATGCACTGGAAAAGAAACATGATGGATCTATTCTTGATAATTTATCAGGATATCTAAGTAATCCCGATTTAAAAGATGGGGCAGGGATATTGAACCACCTGTTTGGAAATCAGACATCAAATGTTGCAAATGCAGTTTCCCAGTCAAGTGGACTTGATACAAATGGAAGCATGAAAATGTTACAGATGCTTGCACCAATTCTTATGGGTATACTGGGACAGCAAAAAAAGCAAAATAATCTGGATGCAAAGGGATTAGGAAACCTTACTTCAATGCTTGCATCAAATTTTGGTTCAGAAGCAGGAACTTCAGGAATTATAGAAACTGTTACTAATCTTCTGGATGCAAATAAAGATGGAAATGTAGTAGATGATATAATGGGAATGGTCGGAAAATTTTTTGGTGGAAATAAATAG
- the rpsF gene encoding 30S ribosomal protein S6, producing MRNYEIMFILSTQLTDEEKQAGIKLVEDTLAKAGAVEIKTEVWGDRKLAYPIKKKENGYYVLTLFQLDGTGLPEVEAKLNITESILKYMIVKND from the coding sequence ATGAGAAATTACGAAATTATGTTTATACTTTCTACACAGTTAACAGATGAAGAAAAACAGGCCGGAATAAAATTAGTTGAAGATACTTTAGCTAAGGCAGGAGCTGTAGAAATTAAGACAGAAGTTTGGGGAGACAGAAAATTAGCTTATCCTATAAAGAAAAAAGAAAATGGGTACTATGTTCTGACTTTATTCCAACTGGATGGAACTGGATTACCTGAAGTAGAAGCTAAATTAAACATTACAGAATCAATATTAAAATATATGATAGTAAAAAATGACTAA
- the ftsZ gene encoding cell division protein FtsZ: MENSINNTNILEEIDGEITSNVAQLKVVGVGGAGGNAVNDMLESGITGVEFIAINTDQQDLNRSKTQTKVLLGKGTGAGAIPEKGRIAAKESEEKIKQVLEGTDMLFITAGMGGGTGTGASPVVAEIAKNMGILTVAVVTKPFDFEGPFKRKNADEGVENLKKFVDTLIVIPNQQLYKLPKINISLKNAFKEANNVLRIGIKGISDLITKQGFVNLDFADVKTVMKDSGIAMLGFGEASGDGRAKAATEQALNSPLLEKSIEGARKILLNITSGEDMGLDEVTEVSETIYKKTGNAEATLIWGAILEKDENETEESQGNFDKPKGYFRVSLIATDFQENVVPEEEFKNEEEAEGNDEQNNDESEDAGAAEENHEDKKRAGQGEYVVPSFFEQNLE; this comes from the coding sequence ATGGAGAATTCTATTAACAATACCAATATATTAGAAGAAATTGACGGAGAGATAACATCTAATGTTGCACAGTTAAAAGTAGTGGGAGTAGGTGGAGCTGGAGGTAATGCAGTAAATGACATGCTGGAAAGCGGAATTACAGGAGTAGAGTTTATAGCTATAAATACAGACCAGCAGGATTTGAACAGATCTAAGACTCAGACAAAAGTATTGTTAGGAAAAGGAACAGGAGCAGGAGCTATTCCTGAAAAAGGGCGTATTGCTGCAAAAGAATCAGAAGAAAAAATAAAACAGGTTCTGGAAGGAACAGACATGCTGTTTATTACAGCAGGAATGGGTGGAGGAACAGGTACAGGAGCATCTCCTGTAGTTGCTGAAATAGCTAAAAATATGGGAATACTTACTGTAGCAGTAGTGACTAAACCTTTTGATTTTGAAGGGCCTTTCAAAAGAAAGAATGCTGATGAAGGAGTGGAAAATCTTAAAAAATTTGTAGACACCCTGATTGTAATACCTAATCAGCAGTTATATAAATTGCCAAAAATAAATATTTCACTGAAAAATGCTTTTAAGGAAGCAAATAATGTCTTGAGAATAGGAATAAAAGGGATATCAGATCTTATAACAAAACAAGGATTTGTAAATCTTGACTTTGCTGATGTAAAGACAGTAATGAAAGATTCCGGAATTGCAATGCTTGGATTTGGAGAAGCAAGCGGTGACGGAAGGGCAAAAGCTGCGACTGAACAGGCTTTAAATAGTCCACTGCTTGAAAAATCAATAGAGGGTGCAAGAAAAATATTATTAAATATCACATCAGGTGAAGATATGGGACTTGATGAAGTAACGGAAGTATCAGAAACAATATACAAAAAGACAGGAAATGCAGAAGCAACTCTTATATGGGGAGCAATACTTGAAAAAGATGAAAATGAAACAGAAGAAAGTCAGGGGAATTTTGATAAGCCTAAAGGATATTTCAGAGTATCACTGATAGCAACAGATTTTCAGGAAAACGTAGTTCCAGAAGAAGAATTTAAGAATGAAGAAGAAGCTGAAGGTAATGATGAACAGAATAATGATGAATCTGAAGATGCAGGAGCAGCTGAAGAAAATCATGAAGATAAAAAAAGGGCAGGACAGGGAGAATATGTTGTGCCATCATTCTTTGAGCAGAATTTAGAGTAA
- the fusA gene encoding elongation factor G: protein MSRKVALKDTRNIGIMAHIDAGKTTTTERILFYTGVNHKIGEVHEGAATMDYMEQEQERGITITSAATTAFWNGNRINIIDTPGHVDFTVEVERSLRVLDGAVAVFSAVDGVQPQSETVWRQADKYEVPRMAFLNKMDRVGADFNMCVSDIKEKLGGNGVPIQLPIGAEDAFEGIIDLITMKEYLFKDETMGADYDVADVRAELLEEAQTAREHMLESVVETDDELMEKYFGGEEITEEEIKRAIRTATISGIIVPVLCGTAFKNKGIQPLLDAVVAYMPSPLDVGAVKGIDPKTEEPMERQPSDEEAFSALAFKILTDPFVGRLSFFRVYSGVLNKGSYVLNSTKGKKERMGRLLQMHANKREELDIVYSGDIAAAVGLKETTTGDTLCDESKPIILEKMEFPDTVIQIAVEPKTKADQEKMGTALAKLAEEDPTFKVTSNQETGQTLISGMGELHLEIIVDRMKREFKVEANVGKPQVAYRETINGASDVEEKYAKQSGGRGQYGHVKIKVEANPDKGYEFVNQITGGAIPREYIPAVDKGIQEALEAGVVAGYPVQDIKVTLYDGSYHEVDSSEMAFKIAGSMAIKKAMRAANPILLEPIFKVEVTTPEEYMGDVIGDLNSRRGQVSGMTDRNNAKIINAQVPLAQMFGYATDLRSKTQGRASYSMEFEKYVQVPNNIAQQVIAERQGK from the coding sequence ATGTCAAGAAAAGTTGCTTTGAAAGATACTAGAAACATCGGTATCATGGCACATATAGATGCCGGAAAAACAACAACTACTGAAAGAATACTATTCTACACAGGAGTAAATCATAAAATCGGAGAGGTTCACGAAGGAGCCGCTACGATGGATTACATGGAACAGGAACAGGAAAGAGGGATTACTATTACATCTGCAGCAACAACTGCATTTTGGAATGGTAACAGAATAAATATAATAGATACACCAGGGCACGTTGACTTTACAGTTGAAGTTGAAAGATCGTTAAGAGTACTGGACGGAGCAGTTGCTGTGTTCTCAGCAGTTGATGGAGTTCAACCGCAATCTGAAACTGTTTGGAGACAGGCTGATAAATATGAAGTACCAAGAATGGCATTTTTAAATAAAATGGACAGAGTTGGAGCAGACTTTAATATGTGTGTAAGTGATATTAAAGAAAAATTGGGTGGGAATGGAGTTCCTATACAATTACCAATAGGCGCTGAAGATGCTTTTGAAGGTATTATAGATTTGATAACAATGAAAGAATATTTGTTTAAAGATGAGACAATGGGAGCAGATTACGATGTAGCAGATGTAAGAGCTGAATTACTTGAAGAAGCGCAAACTGCAAGAGAACACATGCTTGAATCTGTTGTTGAAACTGATGATGAATTAATGGAAAAATACTTTGGTGGAGAAGAGATTACAGAAGAAGAAATAAAAAGAGCAATAAGAACTGCTACAATAAGTGGAATAATTGTTCCTGTATTGTGCGGTACAGCGTTTAAGAATAAAGGGATTCAGCCTCTTCTTGATGCAGTTGTTGCATACATGCCATCACCTTTAGATGTAGGAGCGGTAAAAGGAATAGATCCTAAAACTGAAGAACCAATGGAAAGACAGCCTTCAGATGAAGAAGCTTTCTCAGCATTGGCTTTCAAAATTTTAACAGATCCATTTGTAGGAAGATTATCATTCTTCAGAGTTTACTCAGGAGTTTTAAATAAAGGTTCATATGTATTGAACTCTACAAAAGGTAAGAAAGAAAGAATGGGAAGATTACTTCAAATGCACGCAAATAAAAGAGAAGAACTTGATATAGTTTATTCAGGAGACATTGCAGCGGCAGTAGGACTGAAGGAAACAACTACAGGAGATACTCTTTGTGATGAAAGTAAACCAATAATACTTGAAAAAATGGAATTCCCAGATACAGTTATTCAGATAGCTGTTGAGCCAAAAACAAAAGCGGATCAGGAAAAAATGGGAACTGCATTGGCAAAACTTGCTGAAGAAGATCCAACATTTAAAGTAACTTCAAACCAGGAAACTGGACAAACTCTGATTTCAGGAATGGGAGAATTACATTTGGAAATCATAGTAGACAGAATGAAAAGAGAATTTAAGGTTGAAGCTAATGTAGGTAAACCTCAGGTTGCATACAGAGAAACGATCAACGGCGCATCAGATGTTGAGGAAAAGTATGCTAAGCAGTCTGGAGGAAGAGGACAGTACGGACACGTTAAAATTAAAGTTGAAGCAAATCCTGACAAAGGATATGAATTTGTTAACCAGATTACAGGAGGAGCAATTCCTAGAGAATATATTCCTGCTGTAGATAAAGGGATTCAGGAAGCATTGGAAGCTGGAGTAGTTGCAGGATATCCTGTACAGGATATAAAAGTAACATTGTATGATGGTTCTTACCATGAAGTTGATTCATCTGAAATGGCGTTTAAAATAGCAGGATCAATGGCAATCAAAAAAGCTATGAGAGCTGCAAATCCAATATTACTTGAACCTATCTTCAAAGTAGAAGTAACAACACCTGAAGAATATATGGGAGATGTTATCGGAGATTTGAACTCAAGAAGAGGACAAGTTTCAGGAATGACAGACAGAAACAATGCAAAAATAATAAATGCTCAAGTACCGTTGGCGCAAATGTTCGGTTATGCAACTGATTTGAGATCAAAAACTCAAGGAAGAGCATCATATTCAATGGAATTTGAAAAATATGTACAGGTTCCTAATAATATAGCACAACAGGTAATAGCAGAAAGACAAGGAAAATAA
- a CDS encoding DMT family transporter: protein MDSQENGKNEKNAKIRLMTAMFIFGTIGIFVRNIPLPSSIIALSRGIIGTLFLIIFTRIKKIRISYEEIKNNLVILCLSGMLIGIHWIFLFEAYHHTTVAIATLCYYLAPIFVIIVSPFVLKEKLSFKQAACVAVALAGMIFVSGILKRGSMGNFQITGVLFGLGAAIIYATVIILNKHLKHISSYAMTIMQLGIAVAVLTPYTLLTQDIRKLSFSFTVVVLLGIIGIVNTGITYGLYFSGIKELKAHTIAIFSYIDPIVAIFLSIIILREKPDIFTIIGGVLILGSTLVSELSLYRK from the coding sequence ATGGACAGTCAGGAAAATGGAAAAAATGAAAAAAATGCCAAAATAAGACTTATGACAGCAATGTTTATTTTTGGAACAATAGGAATATTTGTAAGGAATATTCCGTTACCATCAAGTATAATAGCACTTTCAAGAGGAATTATAGGAACATTGTTTTTAATAATTTTTACTAGAATTAAAAAAATAAGAATTTCATATGAAGAGATAAAAAATAATCTGGTAATTTTATGCTTGTCTGGAATGCTTATTGGGATACACTGGATTTTTCTGTTTGAAGCATATCATCATACAACTGTTGCAATAGCAACTTTATGCTATTATCTGGCACCTATTTTTGTTATAATTGTCTCGCCTTTTGTGCTGAAGGAAAAGTTGTCATTTAAACAGGCTGCTTGTGTAGCAGTAGCTCTTGCAGGGATGATATTTGTATCCGGAATTCTTAAAAGAGGAAGTATGGGAAATTTTCAGATAACAGGAGTACTGTTTGGACTCGGAGCGGCTATAATATATGCTACAGTTATTATTCTGAATAAACACCTAAAACATATATCTTCCTATGCAATGACAATTATGCAGCTTGGAATTGCTGTAGCAGTTTTAACACCATATACATTGCTAACTCAGGATATAAGGAAACTGAGTTTTAGTTTTACAGTAGTTGTATTGCTTGGAATTATAGGGATTGTTAATACTGGAATAACATATGGACTTTATTTTTCAGGAATAAAGGAATTGAAAGCACATACAATAGCCATTTTCAGTTATATTGATCCTATTGTTGCCATTTTTCTTTCAATAATAATTCTAAGGGAAAAACCTGATATATTTACAATTATCGGGGGAGTACTTATTCTTGGCTCAACTTTGGTAAGTGAACTTTCATTGTATCGAAAATAA
- the rpsG gene encoding 30S ribosomal protein S7 translates to MSRRRKAEKRDVLPDSQYNDKVVTKFIKGLMKDGKKSIAENIFYTALNQIKEETQEEGIEVFRRAMENVRPQLEVRSRRIGGATYQVPVEVRKERQQALAIRWLVRYTRERKEYGMINKLKKELIAAANNEGGSVKKKDDTYKMAEANRAFAHYKW, encoded by the coding sequence GTGTCAAGAAGAAGAAAAGCAGAGAAAAGAGATGTTTTACCTGATTCTCAATATAATGATAAAGTAGTAACTAAATTCATAAAAGGATTAATGAAAGATGGAAAGAAATCGATAGCTGAAAATATTTTCTATACAGCATTAAATCAAATTAAGGAAGAAACTCAGGAAGAAGGAATCGAAGTTTTCAGAAGAGCAATGGAAAATGTAAGACCTCAGCTTGAAGTTAGATCGAGAAGAATCGGAGGGGCTACTTACCAGGTGCCGGTTGAAGTTAGAAAAGAAAGACAGCAGGCGCTGGCTATAAGATGGCTTGTAAGATACACAAGAGAAAGAAAAGAATACGGAATGATAAACAAACTGAAAAAAGAACTGATTGCTGCGGCAAACAACGAAGGTGGATCAGTTAAGAAGAAAGATGACACATATAAAATGGCAGAAGCTAACAGAGCGTTTGCGCATTATAAATGGTAA
- a CDS encoding single-stranded DNA-binding protein gives MNHVTLMGRLTRDPELKYSQSGKAFSKFTVAVNREFNREEADFINCTAWGKTAETIAEYLRKGRRIALQGRISVSSYEQNGETKWSTEVIVDKFEFVDTANSTGGQSSYTQPKKSENSFTNNNDNDEIMDDDDFPF, from the coding sequence ATGAACCATGTTACACTAATGGGAAGATTAACAAGAGATCCTGAGCTGAAATATTCGCAGTCAGGAAAGGCTTTCAGTAAGTTTACTGTAGCCGTAAATAGAGAATTTAACAGAGAGGAAGCAGATTTTATTAATTGTACTGCCTGGGGAAAAACAGCTGAAACAATAGCTGAGTACTTGAGAAAAGGCAGAAGAATCGCTCTTCAGGGTAGAATAAGCGTCAGCAGTTATGAACAGAACGGAGAAACAAAATGGTCAACAGAAGTAATTGTTGACAAGTTCGAATTTGTAGATACTGCAAATTCTACTGGAGGACAAAGTTCTTATACACAGCCAAAAAAATCTGAAAACTCATTTACAAATAATAATGACAATGATGAAATAATGGATGATGACGACTTTCCATTTTAA
- a CDS encoding carbon starvation protein A codes for MFSFVLAIIALVLGYVIYGKFVEKVFGIEPDRTPPSIECYDGVDYVEVSTPKAFLIQFLNIAGTGPIFGAIAGALWGPASFLWIVFGCIFGGAVHDFLIGMLSLRDKGSSIGEIVGENLGVVMQQIMRVFSIVLLLLVGVVFIKSPADILHNLIPGVSAMTFTIIIIIYYILATILPLDKIIAKIYPIFGFALLFMAVGIGTMLVYGQFTGAFIIPEVTEVFKGNLHPKGISIFPYLFISIACGAVSGFHATQSPMVARCIKNETEGRRVFYGAMIAEGVVALIWAAAAMTVFGGIKELAAAGSPAVVVNKASVQLLGAFGAFLAVLGVVACPITSGDTAFRGSRLIIADIFKIKQAPIKNRFLIAIPLFAIGIYLTTIDFNIIWRYFAWANQTLAAVSLWTATVWLVKKGKPFVFALIPSMFMTMVVTTYIVIAPEGFVRFFKDVPVQTIEFYGVIIASIVTAICTVLLFSYKRKLNSTPKAQQLNVAK; via the coding sequence ATGTTTTCTTTTGTTTTAGCAATAATTGCTCTTGTTTTAGGTTATGTAATTTATGGAAAGTTTGTGGAAAAAGTTTTTGGAATAGAACCTGACAGAACTCCACCTTCAATTGAATGTTATGATGGTGTTGATTATGTGGAGGTCAGCACTCCAAAAGCATTTTTGATTCAATTTCTGAATATTGCCGGAACAGGACCAATTTTTGGAGCTATTGCAGGTGCTTTGTGGGGACCGGCTTCGTTTTTGTGGATTGTTTTTGGATGTATTTTTGGAGGAGCAGTTCATGATTTCCTGATTGGTATGCTTTCACTTAGGGATAAAGGAAGCAGTATCGGAGAAATTGTTGGGGAAAATTTAGGTGTTGTAATGCAGCAGATTATGAGAGTTTTTTCAATCGTTCTACTTCTACTGGTTGGAGTTGTATTTATAAAATCACCTGCAGATATTCTTCATAATTTAATTCCAGGTGTAAGTGCTATGACTTTTACAATTATTATAATCATTTATTATATTTTAGCTACAATTCTTCCACTTGATAAAATCATCGCCAAAATTTATCCGATTTTTGGTTTTGCCCTACTGTTTATGGCGGTTGGTATTGGAACTATGTTAGTTTACGGTCAATTTACAGGAGCTTTCATAATTCCTGAAGTTACTGAAGTTTTTAAAGGAAATTTACACCCTAAAGGTATTTCAATTTTTCCTTACTTATTTATTTCAATAGCTTGTGGTGCAGTAAGTGGTTTCCACGCTACTCAATCTCCGATGGTTGCCCGTTGTATAAAAAATGAAACTGAAGGAAGAAGAGTATTCTATGGTGCCATGATTGCTGAAGGTGTTGTTGCATTGATATGGGCTGCGGCTGCGATGACTGTATTTGGCGGAATAAAAGAATTAGCTGCTGCCGGATCACCTGCAGTTGTTGTAAACAAAGCATCTGTTCAGTTACTTGGTGCTTTTGGAGCATTTCTAGCTGTACTTGGTGTTGTTGCCTGTCCTATTACTTCAGGAGATACTGCTTTTAGAGGTTCAAGATTAATTATTGCCGACATTTTTAAGATTAAACAGGCTCCAATAAAAAATAGATTTTTAATAGCAATACCTTTATTTGCTATTGGTATTTATTTAACAACTATTGATTTTAACATTATTTGGAGATACTTCGCATGGGCAAATCAAACTTTAGCAGCTGTTTCATTATGGACTGCTACAGTATGGCTTGTTAAAAAAGGAAAACCATTTGTATTCGCATTAATTCCTTCCATGTTTATGACAATGGTTGTTACAACTTACATTGTAATCGCTCCGGAAGGATTTGTAAGATTTTTCAAGGATGTACCTGTTCAAACTATTGAATTTTACGGTGTAATAATCGCAAGTATAGTTACTGCTATCTGTACAGTATTATTATTTAGTTACAAACGTAAGTTAAACAGTACTCCAAAAGCTCAGCAATTAAACGTTGCAAAATAA
- the rpsL gene encoding 30S ribosomal protein S12 codes for MPTINQLVRFGRSTSEKKKKSPALKGNPQKRGVCVRVYTTTPKKPNSALRKVARVKLVNGIEVTAYIPGIGHNLQEHSIVLIRGGRTKDLPGVRYKIIRGALDTAGVVNRKQGRSRYGTKKPAAASAN; via the coding sequence ATGCCTACTATTAATCAGTTAGTAAGATTTGGTAGAAGCACATCTGAAAAAAAGAAAAAATCACCTGCATTGAAAGGTAACCCACAAAAAAGAGGAGTATGTGTAAGAGTATACACTACTACACCTAAAAAACCAAACTCAGCCTTAAGAAAGGTAGCAAGGGTTAAATTGGTAAACGGAATTGAAGTTACAGCTTATATTCCAGGAATTGGGCATAACTTACAGGAACACAGTATAGTTCTTATAAGAGGAGGAAGAACAAAAGATTTGCCTGGGGTTAGATATAAAATAATCAGAGGAGCTTTAGATACAGCTGGAGTTGTCAACAGAAAACAAGGTAGATCAAGATACGGAACTAAAAAACCTGCGGCAGCAAGTGCAAACTAA
- a CDS encoding ABC-F family ATP-binding cassette domain-containing protein: protein MGLVQFNKVYKQFAGDFILKDISFSIEEKDKIGLVGVNGVGKSTIIRMLLGKERVDGAENNPNEIGEIIKNPSMRIRYLSQNHEFSDEKNTIYEEMMSVFSEEREIWNNLQKVNMLLGMAEGEELEKLINRSAELSSLYEAKNGYEIEYKIKQILTGLELADEYYNLYLKDLSGGERTRVSLAKLLLIEPDLLILDEPTNHLDLVSIEWLEDYLKRYNKAFFLVSHDRIFLDNVCNRIYEIENRKLYKYDGNFSSFILQKEMILKGEIKRYEKEQEKIRKMEEYIDRFRAGIKARQAKGRQKILDRIERMDDPVFNPHRMKLKFEIDSISGDNVLKVKNIKKTFGNKKVLNNISFNLYKGERVGIIGKNGIGKSTLLKIIAGKLEKDAGEVELGSRVKMGYYDQDHQDLTGVNNILQEINVSLNLTEEYLRSLAGGFLFSGEDVLKKIEKLSGGEKVRVSFLKLYMKKANFLLLDEPTNHLDIYSIEVLEDALENFDGTMLVVSHNRHFLDSICNTIYYLDENGLTKFKGNYEDYKESLKNAKSSSRTAENPEIKEERKLSYQEQKELNKKISKLKRDISKLEDEMEKITLKREELNREYEDAGKRNDLGKLMEIQEQFDSLEQEEMSKMEEWDKKSEELEKYQ from the coding sequence ATGGGTTTAGTACAGTTTAACAAAGTATATAAACAGTTTGCAGGAGATTTTATACTTAAGGATATAAGCTTTTCCATAGAAGAAAAGGATAAGATAGGACTTGTTGGAGTTAATGGTGTCGGTAAGTCTACTATTATAAGAATGCTTCTTGGGAAAGAAAGAGTTGACGGAGCTGAAAATAATCCAAATGAAATTGGAGAGATAATAAAAAATCCATCAATGCGAATACGATATTTATCCCAAAATCATGAATTTTCAGACGAAAAAAATACGATATATGAGGAAATGATGTCTGTTTTTTCTGAAGAAAGGGAAATATGGAATAATTTACAGAAGGTAAATATGCTTCTGGGAATGGCAGAAGGAGAAGAACTTGAAAAGCTCATAAATCGTTCTGCTGAGCTGTCCTCTCTTTATGAAGCGAAAAACGGTTATGAAATAGAGTATAAAATAAAGCAGATACTTACAGGACTTGAGCTGGCAGATGAATATTATAATCTGTATCTGAAAGATTTGAGTGGTGGAGAACGTACAAGGGTGTCACTGGCAAAACTTCTTTTAATTGAACCTGACCTGCTCATACTTGATGAACCTACAAACCATTTGGATTTAGTATCCATTGAATGGCTCGAAGATTACCTGAAGAGATATAACAAGGCATTTTTTCTTGTTTCACATGACAGAATTTTTCTTGATAACGTCTGTAACAGGATATATGAGATAGAAAACAGGAAACTGTATAAATATGACGGAAATTTTTCTTCATTTATACTGCAGAAGGAAATGATTTTAAAAGGTGAAATAAAGAGATATGAAAAAGAGCAGGAAAAAATAAGAAAAATGGAAGAATATATAGACAGATTCCGTGCAGGCATAAAAGCAAGACAGGCAAAAGGAAGACAGAAAATACTTGACAGAATTGAAAGAATGGATGACCCTGTTTTCAATCCTCATAGAATGAAACTGAAGTTTGAGATAGACAGTATTAGCGGAGATAATGTACTTAAGGTAAAAAATATTAAAAAGACTTTTGGAAATAAGAAAGTTCTGAATAATATAAGCTTTAACCTTTACAAGGGAGAAAGAGTAGGAATAATAGGGAAAAATGGGATTGGAAAGTCCACACTTCTTAAGATAATTGCAGGAAAGCTTGAAAAGGATGCAGGAGAAGTTGAGCTTGGTTCAAGAGTAAAAATGGGATATTATGATCAGGATCATCAGGATCTGACAGGTGTAAACAATATACTGCAGGAAATAAATGTATCCCTTAACCTTACTGAAGAATATCTACGAAGCCTTGCAGGTGGATTTCTCTTTTCAGGAGAAGATGTGTTAAAGAAAATTGAAAAATTAAGCGGTGGAGAAAAAGTCAGGGTCTCTTTTCTGAAACTTTATATGAAAAAGGCAAATTTCCTTCTACTTGATGAACCCACAAACCATCTCGACATTTATTCCATAGAAGTACTTGAAGATGCACTTGAAAATTTTGATGGAACAATGCTTGTAGTTTCCCATAACAGACATTTTTTGGACAGCATATGTAATACTATTTATTATCTCGATGAAAATGGACTTACAAAATTTAAAGGAAATTATGAAGATTACAAGGAAAGTCTCAAAAATGCCAAATCTTCCTCCCGGACAGCTGAGAACCCTGAAATAAAAGAGGAACGAAAGCTCTCCTATCAGGAGCAGAAGGAGCTGAATAAAAAAATTTCTAAATTGAAAAGAGATATATCGAAACTGGAAGATGAGATGGAAAAAATTACGTTGAAAAGGGAAGAGCTGAACAGGGAGTATGAAGATGCAGGAAAGCGTAATGATCTTGGGAAGTTAATGGAGATACAGGAACAGTTTGATAGTCTTGAACAGGAAGAAATGTCAAAAATGGAAGAATGGGATAAAAAATCGGAAGAATTAGAAAAATATCAATAA